The DNA window TCGCCAAGGGCAAGAGCGCTGCCTGCCTTGGCGGCTATCAGTATGGCGTCAACGCTTCCACCAAGAATCGGGATGCGTCGGTCGAGTTCCTGAAGTGGCTGTCGAGCCCAGAAACGCAACTGCTGTTCGCCACCGAACTTGGCCTCGCTCCCAGCCGACCAGCGGTGTTCGACAGCGCCGAGCTTGGCAAGGCTCAGCCGTTCATGCAGACGCTGAAGCCGGTGTTCGTCGGCGCCACGGCACGCCCGGTCACGCCGAAATACTCGCAGGTCTCGCTGGCGCTGCAGTCGGCCGTCTCGAAGGCGGTCACCAACGGCAATGTCGCCGAAGCCCTCAAGGAAGCCAAGACCAAGATCGAGAGCATCGTCGGCGCATGACAACGCTTCCGTCCGCTGGCCTTGCGGCCGGCAGCCGACGGAGCACACGGCTAGGGCGGAGGAGTCGCGCCGAAAGGTGGGCACCTCTGCTCTTCCTCCTGCCCGCGGTCTTCACCCTCGCCACCGTCTCCGTTTATCCCGTTCTCGACGGCATGCGCCTTTCCTTGCGCAATACCATGCTATCGACCCAGGAAGACGAATTCGTCGGTCTTTCCAACTACATCCGCCTGACGGGCGATCCGCAGTTTTGGTCGGCTTGGCAGCACACCATGCTGTTTACCGCCGCCTCGACACTGCTCGAGACCGCGCTCGGCCTGGCCATGGCACTGGTTCTCTATGAGACCTTCAAGGGACGAGGCTGGGTGAGGGCCGCCATGCTGGTTCCCTGGGCCATCCCTACGGTAGTGACCTCGAAGATGTTCGGCTGGCTGTTCGATGGCCAGCACGGCGTCATCAACTGGCTTTTGTTGCAAAGCGGCCTGATCGATAACTACATCAACTGGTACGGCGACAGTCGGACCGCTCTCCTGACCATCATCATCGCCGACGTTTGGAAGACCACGCCCTTCATGGCGTTGTTGCTGCTCGCCGGGCTGCAGACGGTCCCGCATTCGCTGGTCGAGGCCTCCCGCATCGACGGCGCCGGTCCCTGGCAGTCGTTCTGGTCGATCCGGCTGCCGCTCCTGTTCACGCCATTGCTGATCGCCGGCATGTTCCGTGCGCTCGACGCCTTCCGCATCTTCGATCTCGTCTACGTGCTGACCGGCGGCGGGCCGGCCGATTCCACCGAGGTGCTGTCGACCTTGTCCTACAAGGTGCTGTTCTCCGGTTTGGACTTCGGCTACGGCAGCGCCCTTTCGGCGGCCATGTTCATCACCGAAGCGCTCATCGCCCTCTGCTTCGGCCTTTTCATCGTCCGCCGCATGCGGCGCGA is part of the Pleomorphomonas sp. PLEO genome and encodes:
- a CDS encoding carbohydrate ABC transporter permease, which codes for MTTLPSAGLAAGSRRSTRLGRRSRAERWAPLLFLLPAVFTLATVSVYPVLDGMRLSLRNTMLSTQEDEFVGLSNYIRLTGDPQFWSAWQHTMLFTAASTLLETALGLAMALVLYETFKGRGWVRAAMLVPWAIPTVVTSKMFGWLFDGQHGVINWLLLQSGLIDNYINWYGDSRTALLTIIIADVWKTTPFMALLLLAGLQTVPHSLVEASRIDGAGPWQSFWSIRLPLLFTPLLIAGMFRALDAFRIFDLVYVLTGGGPADSTEVLSTLSYKVLFSGLDFGYGSALSAAMFITEALIALCFGLFIVRRMRRDNG